From Lysobacter silvisoli, the proteins below share one genomic window:
- a CDS encoding helix-turn-helix domain-containing protein: MSHAPHDEFARRLHQALDFSGFAKGRARTGALASYYGVSRETARKWLIGLALPELERMLSISVQQHVSFEWLATGRGTIEGKSLSVRDQTTKYSDPDELRLMGLMRKLSRKKRRALIELLDGH, translated from the coding sequence ATGAGCCACGCCCCACACGACGAATTCGCCCGCCGCCTGCACCAGGCGCTGGACTTCTCCGGTTTCGCCAAGGGCCGCGCCCGCACCGGCGCCCTGGCCTCGTATTACGGCGTGAGCCGCGAGACCGCGCGCAAATGGCTGATCGGCCTGGCCCTGCCCGAACTGGAGCGCATGCTGTCGATCTCGGTGCAGCAGCACGTGAGCTTCGAATGGCTGGCCACCGGCCGCGGCACCATCGAGGGCAAGTCGCTGTCGGTGCGCGACCAGACCACCAAGTACTCCGACCCGGACGAACTGCGGCTGATGGGCCTGATGCGCAAGCTCTCGCGCAAGAAGCGCCGCGCGCTGATCGAATTGCTCGACGGTCATTGA
- a CDS encoding serine hydrolase domain-containing protein, which translates to MGSKLCAWALLACLSWLPGAAAADDGALSRALTRQMELNRQRYGVAGQAVLVAHNGRVLFRGSDGLADRQRGERATPEHVFASFSLSKLFVSTLLMQLVEQGAVRLEAPIQTYLPELPQRWRPIPVRDFLDHSSGVPEYFARDPRTGMPALPFPKDLPSAFAALADTPLQFAPGNDTRYTQTNYLVLTALLERHYGQPYPQIADARILRPLKLRHTWLGPDRLPEQGVAANYAGKDGGLQPETDAPWPSYAYGHAALYTDIDDLGRFLQAMSAGELVGKATLQRLWQPRTLGDGRRGGFAGGWEYGESGRYRELGHDGGTRVRARIAYTGSLDGDVYLFVYLSNGSARKVWSRVLLDSAMAAVAPDAFPREALGEALIGYALRAPVRGDAQAFAQLLRADSPLSAADLERSVNASGYSIRENLGPDPALRVFELNTQLFPDSANAWDSLAETYAAKGDAAQAKAAYAKARQRSERAKPGH; encoded by the coding sequence ATGGGATCCAAGCTGTGCGCCTGGGCGTTGCTGGCCTGCCTGTCGTGGCTGCCCGGCGCCGCTGCCGCCGACGATGGCGCGCTGTCGCGCGCGCTGACCCGGCAAATGGAGCTCAACCGCCAGCGCTACGGCGTGGCCGGCCAGGCGGTACTGGTCGCGCATAACGGCCGGGTGCTGTTCCGCGGCAGCGACGGCCTGGCCGATCGGCAGCGCGGCGAGCGCGCCACGCCCGAGCATGTGTTCGCCTCGTTTTCGCTGAGCAAGCTGTTCGTCAGCACCTTGCTCATGCAACTGGTCGAGCAAGGCGCCGTGCGTCTGGAGGCGCCGATCCAGACCTACTTGCCCGAACTGCCCCAGCGCTGGCGCCCGATCCCGGTGCGCGACTTCCTGGATCACAGCTCCGGCGTGCCGGAGTACTTCGCGCGCGATCCGCGCACCGGGATGCCGGCGCTGCCGTTTCCCAAGGACCTGCCGTCGGCGTTCGCCGCCTTGGCCGACACGCCGCTGCAGTTCGCACCCGGCAACGACACGCGGTATACGCAGACCAATTACCTGGTGCTGACCGCGCTGCTGGAACGCCACTACGGCCAGCCCTATCCGCAGATCGCGGACGCACGCATCCTGCGCCCGCTCAAGCTGCGCCACACCTGGCTGGGCCCGGACCGTTTGCCTGAGCAAGGCGTGGCCGCGAACTATGCCGGCAAGGACGGAGGCCTGCAGCCCGAGACGGACGCGCCCTGGCCCAGCTACGCCTACGGCCACGCGGCGCTCTACACCGACATCGACGACCTGGGCCGTTTCCTGCAGGCGATGAGCGCGGGCGAACTGGTCGGCAAGGCCACCCTGCAACGGCTGTGGCAGCCGCGCACGCTGGGCGACGGCCGCCGCGGCGGCTTCGCCGGCGGCTGGGAATACGGCGAAAGCGGCCGCTACCGCGAACTGGGACACGATGGCGGCACCCGCGTGCGCGCGCGCATCGCCTACACCGGCTCGCTGGACGGCGACGTCTATCTGTTCGTCTACCTGAGCAACGGCAGCGCCCGCAAAGTGTGGTCGCGCGTGCTGCTGGACAGCGCGATGGCCGCGGTCGCGCCGGACGCGTTTCCGCGCGAGGCGCTGGGTGAGGCCCTGATCGGCTACGCCTTGCGGGCGCCAGTGCGAGGCGATGCCCAGGCGTTCGCGCAGTTGCTTCGTGCCGACAGCCCGCTGAGCGCCGCCGACCTGGAACGCAGCGTCAACGCCAGCGGCTACAGCATCCGCGAGAACCTGGGCCCGGACCCCGCGCTGCGCGTGTTCGAGCTCAACACCCAGCTCTTCCCGGATTCGGCCAATGCCTGGGACAGCCTGGCCGAGACCTATGCGGCCAAGGGCGACGCCGCCCAGGCTAAGGCCGCGTACGCGAAAGCGCGGCAGCGGTCGGAACGCGCGAAACCCGGCCACTAG